One uncultured Caproiciproducens sp. DNA segment encodes these proteins:
- the gap gene encoding type I glyceraldehyde-3-phosphate dehydrogenase, whose translation MSIKIGINGFGRIGRLVFRAAVAQPEVFEIVGINDPFIDVAYMVYMTKYDTMHGHFDGDIKAEDGKLVVNGKKVNVYAEKDPSQIPWGKINAEYVVESTGVFCTTEKASSHIAAGAKKVVISAPAKDDTPTFVCGVNLETYTKDMKVVSNASCTTNCLAPLTKVINDKFGIVEGLMTTVHSTTATQKTVDGPSSKDWRGGRAASGNIIPSSTGAAKACALVIPEVKGKLTGMSMRVPTLDVSVVDLTVSLATPTTYDAICAAVKEASENEMKGILGYTEDAVVSSDFLGDPRTSIFDKDAGIMLNDHFVKLVSWYDNEWGYSNKVLDLIKHMNKVDHK comes from the coding sequence ATGTCTATTAAAATTGGCATCAACGGGTTTGGCCGTATTGGCCGCCTGGTATTCCGTGCAGCTGTCGCTCAGCCGGAAGTGTTTGAAATTGTTGGTATTAATGATCCGTTTATCGATGTTGCCTACATGGTTTATATGACGAAATATGACACCATGCACGGCCATTTTGACGGGGATATCAAAGCAGAGGACGGCAAGCTTGTTGTAAACGGCAAGAAGGTCAATGTCTATGCCGAGAAGGACCCTTCCCAGATTCCGTGGGGCAAAATTAACGCTGAGTATGTTGTAGAATCTACCGGTGTGTTCTGCACAACGGAAAAAGCTTCCTCTCATATCGCAGCCGGTGCAAAAAAAGTTGTTATTTCCGCTCCTGCCAAGGATGACACACCGACTTTTGTCTGTGGCGTTAACCTCGAAACCTACACAAAGGATATGAAGGTTGTTTCCAATGCATCCTGCACAACAAACTGCCTTGCTCCTTTAACCAAGGTTATCAATGATAAGTTTGGCATTGTCGAAGGTCTTATGACGACCGTTCATTCCACAACAGCCACCCAGAAGACTGTTGACGGACCTTCCAGCAAAGACTGGAGAGGCGGCCGTGCGGCATCCGGCAACATCATTCCTTCCTCCACCGGCGCTGCAAAAGCCTGCGCGCTCGTTATTCCTGAGGTAAAAGGCAAACTGACCGGTATGTCCATGCGTGTACCTACACTGGATGTTTCCGTTGTTGACTTGACTGTCAGCCTTGCAACACCTACCACCTACGATGCAATTTGTGCAGCCGTTAAAGAGGCTTCCGAGAATGAAATGAAGGGTATCCTTGGCTATACTGAGGACGCGGTTGTTTCTTCCGACTTCCTCGGTGATCCCCGCACATCCATCTTTGACAAAGACGCCGGCATTATGCTGAACGACCACTTTGTAAAGCTGGTTTCCTGGTATGACAATGAGTGGGGCTATTCCAACAAGGTTTTAGACCTTATTAAACACATGAACAAAGTAGACCATAAATAA